A window of Corallococcus macrosporus DSM 14697 contains these coding sequences:
- the epsU gene encoding exopolysaccharide biosynthesis GT2 family glycosyltransferase EpsU, whose amino-acid sequence MHVVTSWTWLDVALCVVQLPVAVACGYLLSLTLLSYRPSPPRALVEPKQTFDIIIPAHNEELGIARTVANLSAVDYPVDRRRIIVVADNCSDATAQKAREAGAFVLERQDTEKRGKGYALAHAFAFSQQDGFAGAVVVVDADTVVSPNLLRAFAERIEAPEVEGRKSPAGHAHAMQAHYGVMNPTASWRTRLMTIALGMFHKVRSQGRETLGVSCGLRGNGMCFTHHALAQVPHDAFSVVEDLEYGIRLAQHGFRVHYVWEAEVLGEMVSGEKQSRSQRQRWEGGRAQMRKLHGWPLLREGLRKKDGTLLDLAMDVLVPPLSQLVLAAVGCAVLAGAVAGVSGEPVPWALGVAGFSVASLGAYVLRGWWVSGVGLRGLLDLAWAPVYVVWKVWLMLRGPGAEKRGEWVRTTREGEHR is encoded by the coding sequence GTGCATGTCGTGACATCGTGGACGTGGCTGGACGTGGCGCTGTGCGTGGTGCAGCTTCCCGTGGCGGTGGCGTGTGGCTATCTGCTGAGCCTGACGCTGCTCTCCTATCGGCCGTCTCCGCCGCGGGCGCTCGTCGAGCCGAAGCAGACCTTCGACATCATCATCCCCGCGCACAACGAGGAGCTGGGCATCGCCCGGACGGTGGCGAACCTGTCCGCGGTGGACTACCCGGTGGACCGGCGGCGCATCATCGTGGTGGCGGACAACTGCTCCGACGCGACGGCGCAGAAGGCCCGCGAGGCGGGCGCCTTCGTGCTGGAGCGGCAGGACACGGAGAAGCGGGGCAAGGGCTACGCGCTGGCGCACGCCTTCGCGTTCAGCCAGCAGGACGGCTTCGCCGGGGCGGTGGTGGTGGTGGACGCGGACACCGTGGTGTCGCCCAACCTGCTGCGGGCGTTCGCCGAGCGCATCGAGGCGCCGGAGGTGGAGGGGCGCAAGAGCCCGGCTGGACATGCGCACGCCATGCAGGCGCACTACGGGGTGATGAACCCCACGGCGTCCTGGCGCACGCGGCTGATGACCATTGCGCTGGGCATGTTCCACAAGGTGCGCTCGCAGGGCCGGGAGACGCTGGGCGTGTCGTGCGGCCTGCGAGGCAACGGCATGTGCTTCACGCACCACGCGCTGGCCCAGGTGCCGCATGACGCCTTCAGCGTGGTGGAGGACCTGGAGTACGGCATCCGCCTGGCCCAGCACGGCTTCCGCGTGCACTACGTCTGGGAGGCGGAGGTGCTGGGGGAGATGGTGTCCGGGGAGAAGCAGAGCCGCTCGCAGCGCCAGCGCTGGGAGGGTGGGCGCGCGCAGATGCGCAAGCTGCACGGGTGGCCGCTCTTGAGGGAGGGCCTCCGGAAGAAGGACGGCACGCTGCTCGATTTGGCCATGGACGTGCTGGTGCCACCGCTGAGCCAGTTGGTGCTGGCCGCGGTGGGCTGCGCGGTGCTGGCCGGGGCGGTCGCCGGGGTCTCCGGTGAGCCCGTGCCGTGGGCCCTGGGCGTGGCGGGCTTCAGCGTGGCGAGCCTGGGGGCGTACGTCCTGCGCGGCTGGTGGGTGTCCGGCGTGGGCCTCCGGGGGCTGCTGGATTTGGCCTGGGCGCCCGTCTACGTGGTGTGGAAGGTGTGGCTGATGCTGCGCGGCCCCGGCGCGGAGAAGCGCGGCGAGTGGGTGCGCACGACGCGTGAGGGGGAGCACCGGTAA
- a CDS encoding class I SAM-dependent methyltransferase has product MNAHVVTPLLRCIFCRREQFTQQDSVLHCEGCGRRFPRNTAGYTDLMQTGTQPRTPPNTVAQRLMESDAFVGVYEHLMRPFFVRIFAGPGARVPTPVEEYAVYERWLDVPARGGPWLDLSCGAGFYTQSLARSAGNQLVVGLDLSEAMLEKAARQVAGTGNTVLLRGNVYELPLRDGVFAGVLNAGSLHLYPDPDLAYREIFRLLKPGGTYVASTFAESPRPLGRLGVRATGIRRTDLPGLPQALARAGFVDYEEQRYGDAFILKVRRPE; this is encoded by the coding sequence ATGAACGCCCATGTCGTCACGCCGCTCTTGCGCTGCATCTTCTGCCGCCGGGAGCAGTTCACCCAGCAGGACAGCGTCCTCCACTGCGAGGGCTGTGGCCGCCGCTTCCCGCGCAACACGGCGGGTTATACGGACCTGATGCAGACGGGCACCCAGCCCCGGACACCGCCCAACACGGTGGCCCAGCGGCTCATGGAGAGCGACGCGTTCGTCGGCGTGTACGAGCACCTGATGCGTCCCTTCTTCGTGCGCATCTTCGCCGGGCCGGGCGCGCGCGTGCCCACCCCGGTGGAGGAGTACGCCGTCTACGAGCGCTGGCTCGACGTGCCGGCGCGGGGCGGCCCCTGGCTGGACCTGTCCTGCGGCGCCGGCTTCTACACCCAGAGCCTCGCACGCAGCGCCGGCAACCAGCTGGTGGTGGGCCTGGACCTGTCGGAGGCGATGCTGGAGAAGGCCGCCCGGCAGGTGGCCGGCACGGGCAACACGGTGCTGCTGCGGGGCAACGTGTATGAGCTCCCCCTGCGCGACGGGGTCTTCGCCGGCGTGCTCAACGCGGGCTCGCTGCACCTGTACCCGGACCCGGACCTCGCGTACCGGGAAATCTTCCGGCTGCTCAAGCCGGGCGGCACCTACGTGGCCAGCACCTTCGCGGAGTCGCCCCGCCCGCTGGGCCGGCTGGGGGTGCGCGCCACTGGCATCCGGCGCACGGACCTGCCGGGCCTGCCCCAGGCGCTCGCCCGCGCGGGCTTCGTGGACTACGAGGAGCAGCGCTACGGTGACGCCTTCATCCTCAAGGTCCGCCGCCCCGAGTAG
- a CDS encoding MupA/Atu3671 family FMN-dependent luciferase-like monooxygenase, translating into MRHVEALLAELKGRDVRVWVEEGRLRYSAPRDALSPQLLERLREQKAALMQYLQQARSAARAALPPLSPAPRGGPLPLSFPQQRLWFLSRFQQDGGASYNMPGALRLEGGLDVAALSSALAALVARHESLRTCFPEVDGAPVQVILSEGALPLEHVDLRALPEPERTQRLGERARSEATHRFDLTRGPLARAVLVRLTERGQVLLLTLHHVIADAWSLGILFQEVAELYAAHLGRRAPRLPALPIQYADFAVWQRERLVKVLDAGREAWTRRLTGAPVLLELPTDRPRPAVQTFRGATVPLALEPAVARGVRALAERHGATPFMVLLAGFQALLARYSGQEDIVVGSPVANRPLRETEGLIGFFVNMLALRTRVRAEDTFGALVARVKDVALEAYANQDVPFEQLVEVLQPERNLSHPPLFQVMFMLQNAPAGRLELPGLDVTLEDFQSVSAKLDLTLSLTEVGEGFEGWLEYNLDLYDEATVRRMAGHLNTLLAAAVADPDIPVGRLPWLTAGERAWLTARNATDVEVPGDRRVHRQFEAQVARTPEAVALVFREAHLTYRALEARANQLAHHLRALGAGPGALVGLCVERSLEMVVGMLGILKSGAAYLPLDPKLPADRLALIVEDAGAALLVTRESLKGTLPDTAARRVCLDTDAATLAACPDAVLPGGAAAGDRAYVIYTSGSTGRPKGVELEHRHVTNFFQGMDGVLGTEPGTWLAVTTPSFDISVLELLWTLARGYRVVVQDDAAGILPVAHGAGAPRRPVDFSLLYFASAGGAAGAPGKYRLLLEGAKFADTHGFTAIWTPERHFHDFGDLYPNPSVTGAAVAAVTRRVRIRAGSVVLPLHDPLRVAEEWSVVDNLSDGRVDVSFASGWQAQDFVLAPERYARRKALMLEGLEEVRRLWRGGSVRRVDGTGQAREVWTRPRPVQPELPVWLTAAGSEETFRMAGEVGAHVLTHLLGQDVAQLEAKVAAFHAAWRQAGHAGVGRVTLMVHTFVGTDADAVRETVRGPFREYLRSSLDLLAQLARSLGMDLSKGGIAPEDLEFLLDHGFERFYETSGLFGTVEACIERVARLQAVGVDEVACLVDFGVDADTVLASLPLLEEVRARCQPGAADAADFSVPAQVRRHGVTHLQCTPSLARLLADDARGLDALRSLRTLLLGGEELPAALLERLGEGTPRQVLNMYGPTETTVWSTTAVAAARGGRVSIGAPIANTQVHVVDRHLQPVPVGVPGELLIGGDGVARGYLGRPELTAERFLADPFHPDDSRRVYRTGDLARWRADGALEFLGRADFQVKVRGFRIELGEIEAVLARHPAVRQGVVVVRADGGGDRLLVGYVVPEGEAAGAPELRRFLALHLPDYMVPGLFVTLPELPRTPNGKVDRRALPAPDFQGDAGGARVAPRTTAEMQLAALWAELLKVPDPGVRDSFFSLGGHSILAVQLMAHIERLFGRRLPLATLFRAPTIEQLARELTREGEASRSLRVELQRGRDGLPPVFCVPGAGGNLIYFHALVRHLGPARTVYGLQPIYTEALEEGTVVEALATRYLAAVREAQPHGPYAFVGHSFGGVIAFELARRLRQAGETVALLGILDSVAPVPRSQPLGADWDQAEWLRLIGSLLLRLYGKDVGLSVEALRALTPEAQVDLLMARMQACGLLPPEADRTQFLGFVRTFQADQQSTYVPPAPYPGPLTFFRAEVLHPDNLPVEELRWTLDAPALGWERFTTEPVTVHVVPGDHLSMMTEPHVQALARVLAGCLDAPSPAEPPLADRPSPRHTLKESHGT; encoded by the coding sequence GTGAGACACGTCGAGGCGTTGCTGGCGGAGCTGAAGGGGCGGGATGTCCGGGTCTGGGTGGAGGAGGGGCGCCTGCGCTACAGCGCGCCCCGAGATGCCCTGTCTCCGCAGTTGCTGGAGCGCCTGCGGGAGCAGAAGGCCGCGCTGATGCAGTACCTCCAGCAGGCCCGGAGCGCGGCGCGCGCGGCGCTGCCGCCCCTGTCCCCCGCGCCCCGCGGAGGCCCGCTGCCCCTGTCCTTCCCGCAGCAGCGGCTGTGGTTCCTCAGCCGGTTCCAGCAGGACGGCGGCGCCAGCTACAACATGCCTGGCGCCCTGCGGCTGGAGGGGGGGCTGGACGTGGCCGCGCTGTCGTCCGCGCTGGCCGCGCTGGTGGCGCGGCACGAGAGCCTGCGCACCTGCTTCCCGGAGGTGGACGGCGCGCCGGTCCAGGTCATCCTGTCCGAGGGGGCGCTGCCCCTGGAGCACGTGGACCTGCGCGCCTTGCCGGAGCCGGAGCGCACCCAGCGCCTGGGCGAGCGGGCCCGAAGCGAGGCGACGCACCGCTTCGACCTGACGCGCGGTCCGCTGGCGCGCGCGGTGCTCGTGCGGCTGACGGAGCGCGGCCAGGTGCTGCTGCTCACCCTGCACCACGTCATCGCGGACGCCTGGTCGCTGGGCATCCTCTTCCAGGAGGTGGCGGAGCTGTACGCCGCCCACCTGGGCCGGCGCGCGCCCCGGCTCCCGGCCCTGCCCATCCAGTACGCGGACTTCGCCGTCTGGCAGCGCGAGCGGCTGGTGAAGGTGCTGGACGCGGGCCGCGAGGCCTGGACGCGGCGCCTCACCGGCGCGCCGGTGCTCCTGGAGCTGCCCACAGACAGGCCCCGGCCCGCCGTGCAGACGTTCCGGGGCGCCACGGTGCCGCTCGCGCTGGAGCCGGCGGTGGCCCGGGGCGTGCGCGCGCTCGCCGAGCGCCACGGCGCCACGCCCTTCATGGTGCTGCTGGCGGGCTTCCAGGCGCTGCTGGCGCGCTACAGCGGCCAGGAGGACATCGTCGTCGGCTCGCCGGTGGCCAACCGGCCGCTGCGCGAGACGGAGGGGCTCATTGGCTTCTTCGTGAACATGCTGGCCCTGCGCACGCGCGTGCGAGCCGAGGACACCTTCGGCGCGCTGGTGGCGCGGGTGAAGGACGTGGCGCTGGAGGCCTACGCGAACCAGGACGTCCCGTTCGAGCAGCTGGTGGAGGTGCTCCAGCCCGAGCGCAACCTGAGCCACCCGCCGCTCTTCCAGGTGATGTTCATGCTCCAGAACGCGCCCGCGGGCCGGCTGGAGCTGCCCGGCCTGGACGTCACGCTGGAGGACTTCCAGAGCGTGTCGGCGAAGCTGGATTTGACGCTGTCGCTCACCGAGGTCGGCGAGGGCTTCGAGGGTTGGCTCGAGTACAACCTGGACCTCTACGATGAGGCCACGGTGCGGCGCATGGCCGGCCACCTGAACACGCTGCTGGCGGCGGCGGTGGCGGACCCGGATATCCCGGTGGGGCGCCTGCCGTGGCTCACCGCCGGGGAGCGGGCGTGGCTGACGGCGCGCAACGCCACCGACGTGGAGGTGCCGGGGGACCGGCGCGTCCACCGCCAGTTCGAGGCCCAGGTGGCGCGCACGCCCGAGGCGGTGGCGCTGGTGTTCCGCGAGGCGCACCTCACGTACCGCGCGCTGGAGGCGCGGGCGAACCAGCTGGCGCACCACCTGCGGGCGCTGGGGGCGGGGCCGGGCGCGCTGGTGGGCCTGTGCGTGGAGCGGTCGCTGGAGATGGTGGTGGGGATGCTGGGCATCCTCAAGTCGGGGGCGGCCTATCTGCCGCTGGACCCCAAGCTGCCCGCCGACCGGCTGGCGCTCATCGTGGAGGACGCGGGGGCCGCGCTGCTCGTCACGCGCGAGTCCTTGAAGGGCACGCTGCCCGACACGGCGGCGCGCCGCGTCTGCCTGGACACGGACGCCGCCACGCTGGCCGCCTGTCCGGACGCGGTCCTCCCCGGGGGCGCGGCGGCCGGGGACCGGGCCTATGTCATCTATACCTCCGGCTCCACCGGGCGCCCCAAGGGCGTGGAGCTGGAGCACCGCCACGTCACGAACTTCTTCCAGGGCATGGACGGGGTGCTGGGGACGGAGCCCGGGACGTGGCTGGCCGTCACCACGCCGTCCTTCGACATCTCCGTGCTGGAGTTGCTGTGGACGCTGGCGCGCGGCTACCGCGTCGTCGTGCAGGATGACGCCGCCGGCATCCTCCCGGTGGCCCACGGCGCGGGGGCGCCGCGGCGGCCGGTGGACTTCAGCCTGCTGTACTTCGCCAGCGCGGGGGGCGCCGCGGGGGCTCCGGGCAAGTACCGGCTCCTGCTGGAGGGCGCGAAGTTCGCGGACACCCACGGCTTCACCGCCATCTGGACGCCGGAGCGCCACTTCCATGACTTCGGTGACCTGTACCCCAACCCCTCGGTGACGGGCGCGGCGGTGGCGGCGGTGACGCGCCGGGTGCGCATCCGCGCGGGCAGCGTGGTGCTGCCCCTGCATGACCCGCTGCGCGTGGCGGAGGAGTGGTCCGTGGTGGACAACCTCTCCGATGGCCGCGTGGACGTGTCCTTCGCGTCCGGGTGGCAGGCCCAGGACTTCGTGCTCGCGCCGGAGCGGTATGCCCGGCGCAAGGCGCTGATGCTCGAAGGGCTGGAGGAGGTGCGGCGGCTGTGGCGCGGCGGCTCGGTGCGCCGCGTGGACGGCACGGGGCAGGCGCGCGAGGTGTGGACGCGGCCCAGGCCCGTGCAGCCGGAGCTGCCGGTGTGGCTCACCGCCGCCGGCAGCGAGGAGACCTTCCGCATGGCCGGCGAGGTGGGGGCCCACGTGCTGACGCACCTGCTGGGCCAGGACGTGGCGCAGCTCGAGGCGAAGGTGGCCGCCTTCCACGCGGCGTGGCGTCAGGCGGGGCATGCGGGCGTCGGCCGGGTGACGCTGATGGTGCACACCTTCGTGGGCACGGACGCGGACGCGGTGCGCGAGACGGTGCGCGGCCCCTTCCGCGAGTACCTGCGCAGCTCGCTGGACCTGCTGGCGCAGCTGGCGCGCAGCCTGGGCATGGACCTGTCGAAGGGCGGCATCGCGCCGGAGGACCTGGAGTTCCTGCTGGACCACGGCTTCGAGCGCTTCTACGAGACGAGCGGCCTGTTCGGCACCGTGGAGGCGTGCATCGAGCGGGTGGCGCGGCTCCAGGCGGTGGGCGTCGACGAGGTGGCCTGCCTCGTGGACTTCGGCGTGGACGCGGACACCGTGCTGGCGAGCCTCCCGCTGCTGGAAGAGGTGCGGGCGCGCTGCCAGCCCGGCGCGGCGGACGCGGCGGACTTCTCCGTCCCCGCGCAGGTGCGCCGGCACGGGGTGACGCACCTGCAGTGCACGCCGTCCCTGGCGCGGCTGCTGGCGGACGACGCCCGGGGGCTGGACGCGCTGCGCTCCCTGCGCACGCTGCTGCTGGGCGGCGAGGAGCTGCCGGCGGCGCTGCTGGAGCGGCTGGGGGAGGGCACGCCGCGCCAGGTGCTCAACATGTACGGCCCCACGGAGACGACGGTGTGGTCCACCACGGCGGTGGCCGCCGCGCGGGGGGGCCGGGTGTCCATTGGCGCGCCCATCGCCAACACGCAGGTCCACGTCGTGGACCGCCACCTGCAACCGGTGCCGGTGGGGGTGCCCGGGGAGCTGCTCATCGGCGGGGACGGCGTGGCCCGGGGCTACCTGGGGCGGCCGGAGCTCACCGCCGAGCGCTTCCTCGCGGACCCGTTCCACCCGGACGACAGCCGGCGCGTGTACCGCACGGGCGACCTCGCGCGCTGGCGCGCGGATGGCGCGCTGGAGTTCCTGGGCCGCGCCGACTTCCAGGTGAAGGTGCGGGGCTTCCGCATCGAGCTGGGGGAGATTGAAGCGGTGCTCGCGCGGCACCCGGCCGTGCGCCAGGGCGTCGTCGTGGTGCGCGCGGACGGCGGCGGCGACAGGCTGCTGGTGGGCTACGTGGTGCCGGAGGGCGAGGCGGCGGGCGCCCCGGAGCTGCGGCGCTTCCTGGCCCTGCACCTGCCCGACTACATGGTGCCGGGCCTCTTCGTGACGCTGCCGGAGCTGCCGCGCACGCCCAACGGCAAGGTGGACCGGCGCGCGCTGCCCGCGCCGGACTTCCAGGGGGACGCGGGCGGGGCGCGGGTGGCGCCGCGCACCACCGCGGAGATGCAGCTGGCCGCGCTGTGGGCGGAGCTGCTCAAGGTGCCGGACCCGGGCGTGCGCGACAGCTTCTTCTCCCTGGGGGGGCACTCCATCCTCGCGGTGCAGCTCATGGCGCACATCGAGCGGCTCTTCGGGCGGCGGCTGCCGCTGGCCACGCTGTTCCGCGCGCCCACCATCGAACAGCTCGCGCGGGAGCTGACGCGGGAGGGGGAGGCTTCCCGCTCCCTGCGGGTGGAGCTCCAGCGGGGGCGGGACGGCCTTCCGCCGGTGTTCTGCGTGCCCGGGGCGGGCGGCAACCTCATCTACTTCCACGCGCTGGTGCGCCACCTGGGCCCCGCGCGGACGGTGTATGGGCTCCAGCCCATCTACACGGAGGCGCTGGAGGAGGGGACGGTGGTGGAAGCCCTGGCCACGCGGTACCTGGCGGCCGTGCGCGAGGCGCAGCCGCATGGCCCCTACGCCTTCGTCGGGCACTCGTTCGGCGGCGTCATCGCGTTCGAGCTGGCCCGGAGGCTGCGCCAGGCGGGGGAGACGGTGGCCCTGCTGGGCATCCTCGACAGCGTGGCGCCGGTGCCGCGAAGCCAGCCCCTGGGCGCGGACTGGGACCAGGCCGAGTGGCTGCGCCTCATTGGCAGCCTGCTGCTGCGGCTGTACGGCAAGGACGTGGGCCTGTCGGTGGAGGCGCTGCGCGCGCTCACGCCCGAGGCCCAGGTGGACCTGCTGATGGCGCGGATGCAGGCGTGCGGCCTGCTGCCTCCGGAGGCGGACCGCACCCAGTTCCTGGGGTTCGTGCGCACCTTCCAGGCGGACCAGCAGAGCACCTACGTGCCCCCGGCGCCGTACCCGGGCCCGCTCACCTTCTTTCGCGCGGAGGTGCTGCACCCGGACAACCTCCCCGTGGAGGAGCTGCGCTGGACGCTGGACGCGCCCGCCCTGGGCTGGGAGCGCTTCACCACCGAGCCCGTGACGGTGCACGTCGTGCCCGGAGACCACCTGTCGATGATGACCGAGCCGCACGTCCAGGCGCTGGCGCGGGTGCTGGCGGGCTGCCTGGACGCCCCTTCTCCGGCGGAGCCGCCCCTCGCGGACCGCCCCTCGCCGCGCCACACGCTCAAGGAGTCACACGGAACATGA
- a CDS encoding non-ribosomal peptide synthetase has protein sequence MSTHALLTELSRLGITLRADGEHLRITAPKGALTPELRERLSAAKPALLTHLRDEAALVTLTRVPREGALPTSSAQRGLWLVDRLEGGSASYNLCAAVRLEGPLRVDVLERALGHILQRHEALRTCFPAVDGAPVQRVLPAWPVALPVEAVRDVEREAEHFARQPFALEVGPLFRARLVRSPDGAHHLWLAMHHIISDAWSMGLLLRELSALYEAFAAGRPSPLPELAVQYVDFAGWQRRYLTSALGAAQLDYWREQLEGLPPRLELPTDRPRPSVQTNRGATLRFELDSVLTRGLKQVAQEAGATLYMALLAAWSVVLGRYSRQDDVAVGSPVANRKHRETEALIGFFVNTLVLRAKLEGDPSFLELLGRVRQVTLEALAHQDVPFDAVVEALQPERDLSHTPLFQAMFVMHNAPSGPMKLGDVTATPAALETGTAKFDLTLTLEERDTRLVGALEYNTDLFDAATGERMVESLRALLLGAVEAPSRPVGRLPLLGAAQRERAALGWSTPRLPYDAERCIHHLFEAQARQTPDAVAVVHGARTVTYRELEVGANRLAHHLRALGVGPEVLVGFCVERSPEQLLGLLAILKAGGAYLALDPMSPRERNAFMLQDARARVLLTQRPLLALLPESPATTVCLDALSEAELGARPGTPPPVAAGPESLAYVLYTSGSTGRPKGIAMRHGPLANLIAWQLRVCTVGPGHRTLQFAPWNFDICVQESFSTWATGGAVVVVPDEVRKDAVALLDFLQAHDVQRLHVPFVVLQGLAEAAQALGRVPSSLREVYAAGEALQVTPAVEHFFRALPGCVLYNNYGPSEAHVITSHALAGDPGGWPRLPPVGQALPNTRIYLLDRLGQPVPVGVGGEVYVGGDCLARGYLHRPDLTAERFVPDPFSTTPGARLYRTGDLARALRDGTLEYLGRVDFQVKVRGFRVELGEVEAMLCQHPHVREALAMVREDRPGDRRLVAYVAPRPGATLEVPALRAFLKERLPDYMVPSALVLMDALPQTNAGKVERSRLPVPTGEAEALYVAPRTPEEAAVAAVWAEVLGVAQVGVHDHFFERGGHSLLATRATFRVGEALGVTLPLRSLFEEPTVEGLARRVTALKWAAQAAVVMESGEDREQGEL, from the coding sequence GTGAGCACGCACGCCCTGTTGACCGAGCTGTCGCGCCTGGGCATCACCCTCCGCGCGGACGGAGAGCACCTGCGCATCACCGCCCCCAAGGGGGCGCTGACGCCCGAGCTGCGGGAGCGGCTGTCCGCGGCCAAGCCCGCGCTGCTCACGCACCTGAGGGACGAGGCCGCCCTGGTCACGTTGACGCGGGTGCCCCGTGAGGGGGCGCTGCCGACCTCGTCCGCCCAGCGCGGCCTGTGGCTGGTGGACCGGCTGGAGGGGGGCTCCGCCAGCTACAACCTGTGCGCCGCCGTCCGCCTGGAGGGGCCGCTCCGCGTGGACGTGCTGGAGCGGGCGCTGGGGCACATCCTCCAGCGCCACGAGGCGCTGCGCACCTGCTTCCCGGCGGTGGACGGGGCCCCGGTGCAGCGCGTGCTGCCGGCCTGGCCGGTGGCGCTCCCGGTGGAGGCCGTGCGCGACGTGGAGCGGGAGGCGGAGCACTTCGCCCGCCAGCCCTTCGCCCTGGAGGTGGGGCCGCTCTTCCGCGCCCGGCTGGTCCGCTCGCCGGACGGCGCGCACCACCTGTGGCTGGCCATGCACCACATCATCTCCGACGCGTGGTCCATGGGGCTGCTCCTGCGCGAGCTGAGCGCGCTCTATGAGGCCTTCGCCGCGGGCCGGCCCTCGCCGCTGCCGGAGCTGGCGGTGCAGTACGTGGACTTCGCCGGCTGGCAGCGGCGCTACCTGACGTCGGCCCTGGGGGCCGCGCAGCTCGACTACTGGCGCGAGCAGCTGGAGGGCCTGCCGCCCAGGCTGGAGCTGCCCACGGACCGGCCGCGCCCGAGCGTGCAGACGAACCGGGGCGCGACGCTGCGCTTCGAGCTGGATTCGGTGCTGACGCGGGGCCTCAAGCAGGTGGCGCAGGAGGCGGGCGCCACGCTGTACATGGCGCTGCTGGCCGCCTGGAGCGTGGTGCTGGGCCGCTACAGCCGGCAGGACGACGTGGCGGTGGGCTCGCCCGTGGCCAACCGCAAGCACCGGGAGACCGAGGCGCTCATCGGCTTCTTCGTCAACACGCTGGTGCTGCGCGCGAAGCTGGAGGGCGACCCCTCCTTCCTGGAGCTGCTGGGCCGGGTGCGGCAGGTGACGCTGGAGGCGCTGGCCCACCAGGACGTGCCGTTCGACGCGGTCGTGGAGGCCCTCCAGCCGGAGCGAGACCTCAGCCACACGCCGCTGTTCCAGGCCATGTTCGTCATGCACAACGCGCCCTCCGGCCCCATGAAGCTGGGCGACGTGACGGCCACGCCCGCGGCGCTGGAGACGGGCACCGCGAAGTTCGACCTGACGCTCACGTTGGAGGAGCGCGACACGCGGCTCGTGGGCGCGCTGGAGTACAACACCGACCTGTTCGACGCCGCCACCGGCGAGCGCATGGTGGAGAGCCTGCGCGCGCTGCTCCTGGGCGCGGTGGAGGCGCCGTCCCGCCCGGTGGGGCGGCTGCCGCTGCTGGGCGCCGCGCAGCGCGAGCGGGCGGCCCTCGGCTGGAGCACCCCCCGCCTGCCCTACGACGCGGAGCGCTGCATCCACCACCTCTTCGAGGCCCAGGCCCGGCAGACGCCGGACGCGGTGGCGGTGGTGCACGGCGCGCGGACGGTGACGTACCGCGAGCTGGAGGTGGGGGCGAACCGGCTGGCGCACCACCTGCGCGCGCTGGGCGTGGGCCCGGAGGTGCTGGTGGGCTTCTGCGTGGAGCGCTCGCCGGAGCAGTTGCTGGGGCTGCTGGCCATCCTCAAGGCGGGCGGCGCGTACCTCGCGCTGGACCCCATGTCGCCGCGCGAGCGCAACGCCTTCATGCTGCAGGACGCCCGGGCGCGGGTGCTGCTCACCCAGCGCCCCCTGCTGGCGCTGCTCCCCGAGTCCCCCGCCACGACCGTGTGCCTGGACGCGCTGTCCGAGGCGGAGCTGGGCGCGCGCCCCGGCACCCCTCCGCCCGTCGCGGCGGGCCCGGAGTCCCTGGCCTATGTGCTCTACACGTCCGGCTCCACCGGCCGGCCCAAGGGCATCGCCATGCGGCACGGCCCGCTGGCCAACCTCATCGCGTGGCAGCTGCGCGTCTGCACCGTGGGCCCGGGCCACCGCACCCTCCAGTTCGCGCCGTGGAACTTCGACATCTGCGTGCAGGAGTCCTTCTCCACCTGGGCCACGGGCGGCGCGGTGGTGGTGGTGCCGGACGAGGTGCGCAAGGACGCGGTGGCGCTGCTGGACTTCCTCCAGGCGCACGACGTGCAGCGGCTGCACGTGCCCTTCGTCGTCCTCCAGGGGCTCGCGGAGGCGGCCCAGGCGCTCGGGCGCGTGCCGTCCTCGCTGCGCGAGGTCTACGCCGCCGGCGAGGCCCTGCAGGTGACGCCCGCCGTGGAGCACTTCTTCCGAGCCCTGCCAGGGTGCGTCCTCTACAACAACTACGGCCCCTCCGAGGCGCACGTCATCACGTCGCACGCGCTGGCGGGGGACCCGGGGGGCTGGCCCCGCCTGCCGCCGGTGGGCCAGGCGCTGCCCAACACCCGCATCTACCTGTTGGACAGGCTGGGCCAGCCGGTGCCGGTGGGGGTGGGCGGCGAGGTGTACGTGGGCGGGGACTGCCTGGCGCGCGGCTACCTCCACCGGCCGGACCTGACGGCGGAGCGCTTCGTGCCGGACCCCTTCAGCACGACGCCGGGCGCGCGGCTGTACCGCACCGGCGACCTGGCGCGCGCCCTCCGCGATGGCACCCTGGAGTACCTGGGGCGGGTGGACTTCCAGGTGAAGGTGCGCGGCTTCCGGGTGGAGCTGGGTGAGGTGGAGGCCATGCTCTGCCAACACCCCCACGTGCGCGAGGCGCTGGCGATGGTCCGCGAGGACCGGCCCGGGGACCGGCGGCTGGTGGCCTACGTGGCGCCGCGCCCCGGCGCCACGCTGGAGGTGCCGGCCCTGCGCGCGTTCCTCAAGGAGCGCCTGCCGGACTACATGGTGCCCTCCGCGCTGGTGCTCATGGACGCGCTGCCGCAGACGAACGCGGGCAAGGTGGAGCGCTCGCGGCTGCCGGTGCCCACGGGGGAGGCCGAGGCCCTCTACGTGGCGCCCCGCACGCCGGAGGAGGCGGCGGTGGCGGCCGTGTGGGCGGAGGTCCTGGGCGTGGCCCAGGTGGGCGTCCACGACCACTTCTTCGAGCGCGGCGGGCACTCGCTGCTCGCCACCCGCGCCACCTTCCGGGTGGGCGAGGCGCTGGGCGTGACGCTGCCGCTGCGCAGCCTCTTCGAGGAGCCGACGGTGGAGGGGCTGGCGCGCCGGGTGACGGCGCTGAAGTGGGCCGCGCAGGCGGCGGTCGTGATGGAGTCGGGTGAGGACCGGGAGCAGGGGGAGCTGTGA